The following proteins are encoded in a genomic region of Tenebrio molitor chromosome 7, icTenMoli1.1, whole genome shotgun sequence:
- the LOC138134600 gene encoding nose resistant to fluoxetine protein 6-like, with protein MFAKLVLVVNVLVQVYGFDEPLMAQSVLYGVSYLTQEDANSSLCHQELFHLFKSVETHHPWALKAVDASGSPGPGFFYGNNLWLGSYAQCEDLSNTRPFEISYEVVKHPDSTPHDFPPFDLGFFVAHIEHNSTMQHHTQLPLEFTIQLGLCAPKSCSTHDLSLLLTRYLNSKYLTAQNLYDLDLNLALVRSLQPAGLWLLKLPKTIVLLTILSLVVVLAIVGTCYDVRKHNREKNLIMGHRGNITGKQCATNVSEVELVSNSSAEGDDTSTVGEIIKCFSLYSNVKNLVKTDLPSDSVTIIHGLKFFGMLWVIMVHAVFYQSDYLTNVPTAYRLSEDIFAQILSNSTYCVDTYLFLSGFLVAYLFFKSRKSSEAAQRQDSYARKVAQFFMMFANRFLRLTPPYVFIILLTDVMYTYYRQSSVLYSSEHNDVTCPKYWWRNLLYINNLFPRTEMCLSWSWYLSVDTQFFAVVTFLLLLSTIKFKTSAVITILLIIGSILSTTYKSYSIRYIPTMDEQLTELDAIYDLPWHRIGPYLVGVITAYIFVVRLQRKLVLKERTRLILWTLFPLLNLWILFTLYTRNLSVEFSAVYMGVSRTLWGIGLGWLVIACCTGNARALEKFLSFPGWIPLSRLTYCAYLLNPLLANMIYMGSNSSLNASKASFGVTSQGVVMSTFFLAGIISVLIESPSILLTKMMFNKLTKSKNSNSA; from the exons ATGTTTGCTAAATTGGTTCTTGTGGTGAACGTTTTGGTGCAAGTTTATGGTTTCGACGAGCCGCTTATGGCACAGTCGGTACTGTACGGGGTGTCTTACTTAACACAGGAGGACGCGAATTCATCCCTCTGCCACCAGGAATTGTTCCATTTGTTTAAATCTGTAGAAACTCACCATCCCTGGGCACTGAAAG CTGTGGATGCTAGCGGTAGTCCGGGCCCGGGTTTTTTCTACGGCAACAATTTATGGCTGGGTTCGTACGCCCAATGTGAAGACTTGTCCAACACCAGACCCTTCGAAATCAGCTACGAAGTGGTGAAACATCCAGACTCCACTCCTCATGATTTTCCTCCCTTCGATCTGGGCTTCTTCGTCGCCCACATCGAGCACAACAGCACGATGCAACACCACACACAGCTTCCGCTGGAG tttACAATTCAGCTCGGACTTTGCGCTCCAAAGTCATGTTCAACCCACGACTTAAGTCTTCTCCTGACACGTTACTTAAACAGTAAATATTTAACCGCTCAAAATTTGTACGACTTAGATTTGAATCTGGCGTTAGTGAGGTCCTTGCAGCCTGCAGGTCTGTGGTTACTGAAACTGCCAAAAACAATCGTTTTGTT GACGATACTGTCGCTGGTAGTAGTTCTGGCAATTGTTGGCACGTGCTACGACGTGAGGAAGCACAACCGCGAGAAGAATCTCATTATGGGTCACAGAGGCAACATCACTGGAAAACAATGCGCGACCAATG TGTCTGAGGTGGAACTCGTGTCGAATTCGTCGGCAGAAGGCGACGACACTAGCACCGTTGGTGAAATCATCAAATGCTTTTCTCTATACTCGAACGTGAAGAATCTCGTCAAGACCGATTTGCCATCCGATTCTGTGACAATCATACACggactaaaattttttgggatgCTGTGGGTCATCATGGTACACGCCGTGTTCTACCAGTCGGATTATCTGACCAACGTTCCCACCGCCTATCGACTCTCCGAAGACATCTTCGCGCAGATACTCAGCAACTCGACTTATTGCGTCGACACTTATTTGTTTCTCAG TGGCTTCTTGGTGGCGTATTTGTTCTTCAAGTCGCGGAAGAGCAGTGAAGCGGCGCAGAGACAAGACAGTTATGCAAGGAAGGTGGCGCAGTTCTTTATGATGTTTGCCAATCGATTTCTGAG GCTGACACCACCGTATGTCTTCATCATTTTATTGACAGACGTGATGTACACGTATTACCGCCAAAGTTCGGTACTCTACTCCAGTGAACATAACGACGTCACTTGTCCAAAGTACTGGTGGAGGAACTTGTTGTACATCAACAACTTGTTCCCCAGGACTGAGATGTGTCTCAGTTGGTCATGGTACTTGTCTGTTGACACACAATTCTTTGCCGTAGTTACGTTTTTACTTCTTTTGTCCACCAT CAAATTTAAAACCTCAGCAGTGATAACGATTCTCTTGATAATAGGAAGCATTTTGTCCACCACTTACAAATCGTACAGCATCAGATACATTCCAAC tatgGACGAACAACTTACAGAACTTGACGCCATCTACGACTTGCCTTGGCACCGAATTGGACCCTACTTAGTAGGAGTCATAACTGCTTACATTTTTGTCGTGAGACTGCAAAGAAAACTAGTACTCAAGGAG aGAACGCGACTCATTTTGTGGACTCTTTTCCCTCTGTTAAACTTATGGATTTTGTTTACTCTGTACACTAGAAACTTGTCGGTGGAGTTTTCAGCCGTGTACATGGGAGTTTCGCGAACTCTCTGGGGGATTGGTTTAGGATGGTTGGTCATTGCATGTTGTACAGGAAACGCAA GAGCGTTAGAGAAATTCCTCTCTTTCCCGGGTTGGATTCCTTTGAGTCGCTTGACGTACTGTGCATATTTGTTAAATCCCCTTCTGGCCAACATGATTTACATGGGATCTAACAGCAGCCTCAACGCTTCAAAGGCATCCTTT GGTGTGACATCACAGGGAGTGGTAATGTCGACGTTTTTCCTAGCGGGAATTATATCGGTGTTGATTGAATCACCCAGTATTTTGTTAACCAAGATGATGTTCAACAAACTGACCAAATCGAAGAACTCCAATTCCGCGTGA
- the LOC138134601 gene encoding uridine phosphorylase 1-like, protein MSKRKSEEHDNFYHYDDRDYECKKPNCNVTKFRNPDGTLRLRNPHIKKLRDGDFLYHLALGTKSHNLEEMFGDVKFVCMGGTAKRMETLANYIMKEIGYKLPTGSTLQDLTSSSLRFAMYKVGPVLCVSHGMGIPSISILLHEIIKLVHHAKAKDPIFFRVGTCGGIGLKGGDVIVSDSVIDELGNPYYQQPVCGKLVKKPAILDKNLAQELKSLSELDDGFEVVNGTTMAANCFYEGQGRTDGAFCEYTEEDKMEYLKMLHEKGVRNIEMEGTVFAAHTYHAGIKSAVVNVALLNRLEGDQVTTPKEVMMEWQNHPQIIVTRYIKRHLQNSSTNGI, encoded by the exons ATGAGTAAACGCAAGAGCGAAGAACACGATAACTTTTATCATTACGATGACCGCGATTACGAGTGCAAGAAACCAAACTGCAATGTTACCAAGTTCAG AAATCCCGACGGAACCTTGCGGTTAAGGAATCcccacattaaaaaattacgtgaTGGCGATTTTCTTTACCATTTGGCATTAGGAACTAAAAGTCACAATCTTGAGGAAATGTTTGGTGATGTAAAG TTCGTTTGCATGGGCGGCACCGCTAAAAGAATGGAAACTCTCGCTAACTACATCATGAAAGAAATTGGCTACAAACTGCCCACAGGATCGACTCTGCAAGACCTCACTTCAAGTTCACTTCGCTTTGCCATGTACAAAGTCGGTCCAGTGCTTTGCGTCAGC CACGGTATGGGAATCCCCTCGATCTCGATTTTACTCCACGAAATAATCAAGCTGGTGCACCACGCGAAGGCAAAAGACCCGATCTTCTTCAGAGTCGGTACTTGCGGAGGCATCGGTTTGAAAGGAGGAGACGTTATCGTTTCCGACAGTGTTATCGACGAACTGGGTAATCCCTATTACCAACAG CCAGTGTGCGGAAAACTTGTGAAGAAACCGGCGATTTTGGACAAAAATTTGGCACAGGAGTTGAAGAGTCTGTCGGAGCTTGATGACGGATTCGAGGTGGTCAATGGGACAACGATGGCCGCCAATTGTTTCTACGAAG GACAAGGGAGGACGGATGGGGCTTTCTGTGAGTACACGGAAGAGGACAAAATGGAGTACTTGAAGATGTTGCACGAGAAGGGGGTTAGGAATATTGAAATGGAAGGTACAGTGTTTGCTGCGCATACCTACCACGCTGGAATTAAATCAGCTGTGGTGAATGTAGCTTTACTAAATCGACTAGAAGGGGATCAG GTTACCACTCCAAAAGAAGTGATGATGGAGTGGCAGAATCATCCTCAGATCATCGTAACTAGGTATATTAAGCGGCATTTGCAAAATTCGTCTACGAATGGAATATAG
- the LOC138134602 gene encoding uridine phosphorylase 1-like isoform X2: MSVSDEERDEYPDGTVRLRNPHIELMDQDILYHLALGSESHDLVEMFGDVKFICMGGTPKRMESFAYYIMKEIGHKLPTGTTLQDISQYSYRYSMYKVGPVLSVSHGMGVPSIGILLHEVIKLMYHAKAKDPIFFRIGTCGGIGLEGGTVVISDDAVDEMGNHYYEVPMLGKPVRRPAKLDRRLVRELRALADPEDPYETTTGTTMCANDFYEGQGRTDGAFCDYTEAEKMTYLTQLQSNGVKNIEMEVVPFAALTHHAGIKAAVVCVTLLDRMKGDQVCAPKEVMNEWQIRPQKLVGRYIKRYLQTKGRISFDGHGSMAVKSPRRFKLVQQESETFD, from the exons ATGTCTGTTTCGGACGAAGAACGAGATGA ATATCCTGATGGAACCGTGCGGTTGCGGAATCCACATATTGAACTGATGGATCAGGATATTCTCTATCACTTGGCATTAGGCAGCGAATCTCATGATTTAGTCGAAATGTTTGGTGACGTAAAA TTCATCTGTATGGGAGGCACTCCGAAGCGAATGGAATCTTTCGCCTATTACATAATGAAGGAAATTGGTCACAAACTACCGACTGGGACGACTCTTCAAGACATCAGTCAATATTCCTACCGGTACAGCATGTACAAAGTCGGCCCAGTCTTGTCTGTCAGC CACGGAATGGGAGTGCCATCGATCGGAATCCTCTTGCACGAAGTAATTAAACTGATGTACCACGCCAAAGCGAAAGACCCGATTTTCTTCCGGATCGGGACGTGCGGCGGGATCGGCCTCGAGGGAGGCACCGTCGTCATCTCGGACGACGCCGTCGACGAAATGGGCAACCACTACTACGAAGTG CCAATGTTGGGAAAGCCGGTCCGAAGACCCGCCAAGCTGGACAGACGCTTGGTCAGAGAGCTGAGAGCTCTCGCCGACCCCGAGGACCCTTACGAGACTACAACCGGGACGACAATGTGCGCGAACGACTTCTACGAAG GCCAAGGCAGGACGGATGGGGCTTTCTGCGACTACACCGAGGCCGAGAAGATGACGTATTTGACCCAGCTGCAGAGCAACGGCGTCAAGAACATCGAAATGGAGGTGGTGCCCTTCGCGGCGTTGACGCACCACGCCGGGATCAAAGCGGCGGTGGTGTGCGTCACGCTGCTGGACAGGATGAAGGGGGATCAG GTGTGCGCCCCCAAAGAGGTGATGAACGAGTGGCAGATAAGGCCACAGAAGCTCGTCGGGAGGTACATCAAGCGCTATCTCCAGACGAAGGGGAGAATTTCTTTCGACGGACACGGTTCCATGGCGGTCAAGAGTCCGAGGCGATTCAAGCTGGTCCAGCAGGAATCCGAGACATTCGACTAG
- the LOC138134602 gene encoding uridine phosphorylase 1-like isoform X1 codes for MQENCNNKGRDEDHDNFYHYSDYDECEGNENGGAYQCKKCNVAQFRYPDGTVRLRNPHIELMDQDILYHLALGSESHDLVEMFGDVKFICMGGTPKRMESFAYYIMKEIGHKLPTGTTLQDISQYSYRYSMYKVGPVLSVSHGMGVPSIGILLHEVIKLMYHAKAKDPIFFRIGTCGGIGLEGGTVVISDDAVDEMGNHYYEVPMLGKPVRRPAKLDRRLVRELRALADPEDPYETTTGTTMCANDFYEGQGRTDGAFCDYTEAEKMTYLTQLQSNGVKNIEMEVVPFAALTHHAGIKAAVVCVTLLDRMKGDQVCAPKEVMNEWQIRPQKLVGRYIKRYLQTKGRISFDGHGSMAVKSPRRFKLVQQESETFD; via the exons ATGCAGGAGAATTGCAACAATAAGGGAAGAGATGAAGACCACGACAATTTCTATCATTACAGCGACTACGACGAGTGTGAAGGAAACGAGAATGGTGGTGCATATCAATGCAAGAAGTGCAACGTAGCCCAATTCAG ATATCCTGATGGAACCGTGCGGTTGCGGAATCCACATATTGAACTGATGGATCAGGATATTCTCTATCACTTGGCATTAGGCAGCGAATCTCATGATTTAGTCGAAATGTTTGGTGACGTAAAA TTCATCTGTATGGGAGGCACTCCGAAGCGAATGGAATCTTTCGCCTATTACATAATGAAGGAAATTGGTCACAAACTACCGACTGGGACGACTCTTCAAGACATCAGTCAATATTCCTACCGGTACAGCATGTACAAAGTCGGCCCAGTCTTGTCTGTCAGC CACGGAATGGGAGTGCCATCGATCGGAATCCTCTTGCACGAAGTAATTAAACTGATGTACCACGCCAAAGCGAAAGACCCGATTTTCTTCCGGATCGGGACGTGCGGCGGGATCGGCCTCGAGGGAGGCACCGTCGTCATCTCGGACGACGCCGTCGACGAAATGGGCAACCACTACTACGAAGTG CCAATGTTGGGAAAGCCGGTCCGAAGACCCGCCAAGCTGGACAGACGCTTGGTCAGAGAGCTGAGAGCTCTCGCCGACCCCGAGGACCCTTACGAGACTACAACCGGGACGACAATGTGCGCGAACGACTTCTACGAAG GCCAAGGCAGGACGGATGGGGCTTTCTGCGACTACACCGAGGCCGAGAAGATGACGTATTTGACCCAGCTGCAGAGCAACGGCGTCAAGAACATCGAAATGGAGGTGGTGCCCTTCGCGGCGTTGACGCACCACGCCGGGATCAAAGCGGCGGTGGTGTGCGTCACGCTGCTGGACAGGATGAAGGGGGATCAG GTGTGCGCCCCCAAAGAGGTGATGAACGAGTGGCAGATAAGGCCACAGAAGCTCGTCGGGAGGTACATCAAGCGCTATCTCCAGACGAAGGGGAGAATTTCTTTCGACGGACACGGTTCCATGGCGGTCAAGAGTCCGAGGCGATTCAAGCTGGTCCAGCAGGAATCCGAGACATTCGACTAG
- the LOC138134603 gene encoding uncharacterized protein has translation MGKLFVLLSLSVAVLCQDDLAARKPVYKYRYETEDMMKTAASTIPLRGYHVVEGGYYPAEMGMVGGGGVGIGGVGGGMGGMGYGGVGMGGGGMGYGGMGAAKFIGGGGLIGGAGMGGAGLIGGAGMMGGGGGAFIGGPMLHHGYGGEFVDKNIYSGENKKLNDEAFEKASGKKGEEFNQGKEGFSKGLALAKNNKGESGYFNDASGGKKLAEDGKAYYGGQHFNKEGKQGGQFNEKKGHKKGHVIKGFKSSHHKDENGKTEEFYDEENDEGGKINFNGESGSFGEKGASNFKGGHENGEFAEGAHKKQTHFDNEHLIDNSNAGEGKFGEKKYGGSGAVYGVNNGIDQHSLLGHQENSKFYKHFPHHVPFY, from the exons ATGGGCAAGTTATTCGTCCTGCTAAGTTTGTCCGTCGCAGTCCTGTGCCAGGACGATCTAGCTGCCCGCAAACCTGTCTACAAGTACCGCTACGAAACTGAAGATATGATGAAAACTGCCGCCTCCACCATCCCATTGCGTGGATACCATGTCGTCGAGGGCGGCTACTACCCAGCCGAGATGGGTATGGTCGGCGGTGGCGGCGTCGGCATCGGAGGAGTTGGCGGTGGCATGGGAGGTATGGGATACGGCGGAGTTGGAATGGGAGGCGGCGGAATGGGCTACGGAGGAATGGGTGCTGCGAAATTCATCGGCGGGGGCGGCCTCATCGGAGGTGCTGGAATGGGCGGTGCCGGTCTTATCGGAGGTGCTGGGATGATGGGCGGCGGAGGTGGCGCCTTCATCGGAGGACCTATGCTCCATCACGGCTACGGCGGCGAATTCGTCGACAAAAATATCTACAGcggagaaaacaaaaaattgaacGACGAAGCATTCGAGAAGGCCTCAGGCAAGAAGGGTGAAGAGTTCAATCAAGGAAAAGAAGGCTTCTCTAAAGGTCTTGCCCTCGCCAAGAACAACAAGGGAGAATCAGGCTACTTCAATGACGCTTCCGGTGGTAAGAAACTCGCCGAAGACGGTAAGGCCTACTACGGAGGACAACACTTCAACAAAGAAG GTAAACAGGGTGGACAGTTCAACGAGAAAAAGGGACACAAGAAAGGTCATGTCATCAAGGGTTTCAAGAGCTCCCACCATAAGGACGAAAACGGCAAAACCGAAGAATTCTATGACGAAGAGAATGACGAAGGCGGCAAAATCAACTTCAACGGTGAGAGCGGAAGCTTCGGCGAGAAGGGAGCCTCAAACTTCAAGGGTGGTCACGAAAATGGAGAATTTGCCGAGGGCGCTCACAAGAAACAAACTCACTTCGATAATGAGCACCTCATTGACAACAGCAACGCCGGAGAAGGTAAATTCGGAGAGAAGAAATACGGTGGAAGCGGCGCTGTTTACGGCGTTAATAATGGTATTGATCAACACAGTCTGTTGGGACACCAAGAAAACAGCAAATTCTACAAACATTTCCCACATCATGTGCCTTTTTACTAA
- the Tsp97E gene encoding tetraspanin-31-A isoform X1, giving the protein MCGGFTCSKNALIALNVLYIIVAFILIGVAVYGRAASLVTNLPIVGGILACGIILILISALGLLGAVKHHQVMLFFYMVILFLLFLIQFSVACACLGVNIAQQEQLAEQGWSRVGNNTRMEVQEVFTCCGFDDTIDKSIPHPSCENIYMRCCPNPNDKDCVCRPCMKKLQDTINYAFKLCGWIGLFFSLTEIAGLVLTRRYRNLTDPDEKLATAIFPRHNFTY; this is encoded by the exons ATGTGTGGCGGTTTTACGTGTTCAAAAAATGCATTAATTGCATTAAACGTCTTGTATATT ATAGTCGCCTTTATCCTAATTGGAGTAGCTGTATATGGCCGTGCGGCTTCTTTGGTCACAAATTTACCGATAGTAGGAGGAATTCTAGCATGTGGTATCATTCTGATACTAATTTCAGCCCTAGGGCTCCTCGGGGCTGTCAAACACCACCAAGTGATGCTTTTCTTC TACATGGTTATCTTGTTTTTGCTGTTTCTTATCCAATTTTCGGTGGCTTGCGCTTGTTTGGGCGTTAATATCGCCCAACAAGAGCAACTGGCAGAGCAAGGATGGAGCAGGGTAGGTAACAATACCCGCATGGAGGTACAAGAGGTCTTCACTTGTTGTGGATTTGATGACACAATTGACAAGTCAATTCCACATCCTAGTTGTGAAAATATCTACATGAGATGCTGTCCCAATCCAAATGATAAAGACTGTGTTTGCCGACCTTGTATGAAGAAATTACAAGACACCATCAATTACGCGTTCAAATTGTGTGGGTGGATTGGACTCTTCTTCAGTTTAACTGAG ATCGCAGGTTTAGTTCTCACAAGAAGATACCGTAATTTAACAGATCCCGACGAGAAGCTAGCCACAGCAATTTTTCCTCGCCATAATTTTACATACTAA
- the Tsp97E gene encoding tetraspanin-31-A isoform X2, protein MCGGFTCSKNALIALNVLYIIVAFILIGVAVYGRAASLVTNLPIVGGILACGIILILISALGLLGAVKHHQVMLFFYMVILFLLFLIQFSVACACLGVNIAQQEQLAEQGWSRVGNNTRMEVQEVFTCCGFDDTIDKSIPHPSCENIYMRCCPNPNDKDCVCRPCMKKLQDTINYAFKLCGWIGLFFSLTEFMGVLLTVRYRNQKDPRANPSAFL, encoded by the exons ATGTGTGGCGGTTTTACGTGTTCAAAAAATGCATTAATTGCATTAAACGTCTTGTATATT ATAGTCGCCTTTATCCTAATTGGAGTAGCTGTATATGGCCGTGCGGCTTCTTTGGTCACAAATTTACCGATAGTAGGAGGAATTCTAGCATGTGGTATCATTCTGATACTAATTTCAGCCCTAGGGCTCCTCGGGGCTGTCAAACACCACCAAGTGATGCTTTTCTTC TACATGGTTATCTTGTTTTTGCTGTTTCTTATCCAATTTTCGGTGGCTTGCGCTTGTTTGGGCGTTAATATCGCCCAACAAGAGCAACTGGCAGAGCAAGGATGGAGCAGGGTAGGTAACAATACCCGCATGGAGGTACAAGAGGTCTTCACTTGTTGTGGATTTGATGACACAATTGACAAGTCAATTCCACATCCTAGTTGTGAAAATATCTACATGAGATGCTGTCCCAATCCAAATGATAAAGACTGTGTTTGCCGACCTTGTATGAAGAAATTACAAGACACCATCAATTACGCGTTCAAATTGTGTGGGTGGATTGGACTCTTCTTCAGTTTAACTGAG TTTATGGGAGTTCTACTAACAGTGCGGTACCGCAATCAGAAAGATCCTCGAGCTAACCCTAGCGCTTTTCTTTAG
- the LOC138134832 gene encoding MKI67 FHA domain-interacting nucleolar phosphoprotein-like has product MKVAQTLSLDKSKQRAVANKAKRLRRRIKSGKITIREDIRERKQKVEQLRGLVYVGHLPHGFYEEEIKGYFKQFGRVTNAKVCRSKKTGNSKGYGYVEFAYDDVAKVAAETMNNYLMFKKKIIAEHVPYEKRPKSIFHGHQSMPKKFTRLRRWNRNVSCKNKKIDDETHLSQSKSRLTRLQKRLQKINGYGISYDLKPVDVPKSLKKKPVGVPKSLKK; this is encoded by the exons atGAAAGTTGCACAGACTTTGtcccttgacaagagcaagcAACGTGCTGTTGCGAATAAAGCTAAAAGGCTTCGAAGGAGAATTAAA TccggaaaaattacaataaggGAGGATATAAGGGAAAGGAAACAGAAAGTGGAACAATTACGTGGATTAGTTTACGTCGGCCATCTCCCTCACGGCTTTtatgaagaagaaattaagggATATTTCAAACAGTTCGGGAGAGTCACCAACGCGAaggtttgtcgctcaaaaaaAACCGGGAATAGCAAAGGATACGGATACGTTGAATTTGCGTACGACGATGTTGCAAAAGTAGCTGCAGAAACTATGAACAATTATTTAAtgttcaagaaaaaaattattg cTGAGCACGTGCCGTATGAGAAACGGCCGAAATCCATTTTTCACGGCCATCAAAGCATGCCGAAAAAATTCACGCGGCTGCGCCGTTGGAACAGGAATGTttcttgtaaaaataaaaaaattgatgatgaAACACATTTGTCACAAAGCAAGTCTAGATTGACTAGGTTGCAAAAAAGACTTCAAAAAATCAACGGTTATGGAATTTCTTATGATTTGAAACCAGTTGATGTACCTAagagtttaaaaaagaaaCCAGTTGGTGTACCTAAGagtttgaagaaataa
- the Pus1 gene encoding pseudouridylate synthase 1 homolog → MLQTIRKILPFNFFSELPRVPTKMSEVKIVRKPRYDGRIKKRQWEDRRSDKGAGLDPTKSKLIKKETEITGELLEKIKRRKFAVLLGYSGTNYYGMQRNPNTPTIEEELFQSLYKNKYISQENFTQVQTMQFQRAARTDKGVSAARQVVSLKLPENVEVSKINENLPEVIRVFGIKRVTKGFNSKVQCDSRSYIYLLPTVSFIPYEQMMVQKGFRVDEAVLDRVNTILQKFVGTKNFHNFTAKKQATDPSAKRYMKTLVCDKPFVKDDVEFTLIKIRGQSFMLHQIRKMVGLVIAIIKGCTSEETLDLALGMEKVNIPKAPGLGLLLDYVHYERYDNRYGEDGVHEKMIWDEVEGEVNAFKEKYIFPNIIDTEIKEELMVEWIVRRLSGHKFDDVDAEDDKSDNEEKDTAENR, encoded by the coding sequence atgttgcaaACCATTCGAAAAATCCTtccttttaatttcttctctgAGTTACCTCGAGTTCCCACGAAAATGAGTGAAGTGAAAATCGTGAGAAAGCCGCGGTATGATGGTCGCATCAAAAAACGCCAGTGGGAAGACCGAAGAAGTGATAAAGGTGCCGGTTTGGACCCCACAAAATCGAAACTGATCAAGAAAGAAACAGAAATCACTGGGGAGTTGTTGGAGAAAATCAAACGTAGAAAGTTCGCCGTGTTGCTCGGATATTCGGGGACAAACTATTACGGAATGCAGAGAAACCCCAACACTCCGACAATTGAAGAAGAATTGTTTCAATCTCTGTATAAGAATAAGTACATCAGCCAGGAAAACTTCACGCAAGTGCAGACTATGCAGTTTCAAAGGGCGGCGAGGACTGACAAAGGGGTGTCGGCGGCGCGGCAGGTGGTTTCCTTGAAGTTGCCGGAAAACGTGGAGGTGTCAAAAATCAACGAGAATTTACCGGAAGTTATACGCGTTTTTGGAATAAAAAGGGTCACGAAGGGATTTAACAGCAAAGTGCAGTGTGACAGTCGGTCTTATATTTATCTGCTGCCTACAGTATCATTTATTCCTTATGAACAGATGATGGTGCAGAAAGGTTTTCGCGTGGATGAAGCCGTTCTCGATAGGGTCAatacaattttacaaaaattcgtgggcacaaaaaattttcacaatttcacgGCAAAAAAACAAGCGACGGATCCGAGCGCCAAGCGATATATGAAAACGTTAGTCTGTGATAAACCCTTTGTTAAAGATGATGTAGAATTCACTCTAATAAAAATCAGGGGCCAGAGTTTTATGTTGCACCAGATTAGAAAGATGGTGGGATTAGTGATAGCTATTATTAAAGGTTGCACTTCTGAAGAAACACTAGATTTAGCTTTGGGGATGGAAAAAGTTAATATACCTAAAGCACCAGGTTTGGGTCTACTTTTGGATTATGTTCACTATGAAAGATATGACAACAGATATGGAGAAGATGGAGTACATGAGAAAATGATCTGGGATGAAGTAGAAGGTGAAGTGAATGcctttaaagaaaaatatatttttccaaaCATTATTGATACTGAAATTAAGGAAGAATTAATGGTGGAGTGGATTGTGAGGAGGCTGTCTGGGCATAAGTTTGACGACGTCGACGCTGAAGATGACAAGAGCGACAATGAAGAGAAAGATACCGCGGAAAATAGATAA